In a single window of the Cervus elaphus chromosome 1, mCerEla1.1, whole genome shotgun sequence genome:
- the SLC39A13 gene encoding zinc transporter ZIP13 isoform X1, which produces MPGCPCPGMAGQRLLFLAALALELLGGAGGSQQALRSRGAAAACRLDNKESESWGALLSGERLETWICSLLGSLMVGLSGVFPLLVIPLEMGTTLRSEAGARRLKQLLSFALGGLLGNVFLHLLPEAWAYTNSASSGGEGQSLQQQQQLGLWVIAGFLTFLVLEKLFLDSKGKEETSQAPSKDPAVAAALNGGHYLAQPAAEPGLSAVVRNIKVSGYLNLLANTIDNFTHGLAVAASFLVSKKIGLLTTMAILLHEIPHEVGDFAILLRAGFDRWSAAKLQLSTALGGLLGACFAICAQSPKGVEETVAWILPFTSGGFLYIALVNVLPDLLEEDDPWRSLQQVLLLCTGIMVMVLFSVFVE; this is translated from the exons ATGCCTGGATGTCCCTGCCCCGGCATGGCGGGACAGAGGCTCCTCTTCCTTGCTGCCCTCGCCCTGGAGctcctgggaggggctgggggctcccAGCAGGCCCTCCGGAGCCGGGGGGCGGCGGCAGCCTGTCGCCTGGACAATAAGGAGAGTGAGTCCTGGGGGGCCCTGCTGAGTGGCGAGAGGCTGGAGACGTGGATCTGCTCCCTCCTGGGCTCGCTCATGGTGGGGCTCAGCGGGGTCTTCCCGCTGCTCGTCATTCCCTTGGAGATGGGGACCACGCTGCGCTCAGAAG CTGGGGCACGGCGCCTGAAACAGCTGCTCAGCTTTGCCTTGGGGGGACTTCTGGGCAACGTgtttctccacctgctccccgAGGCGTGGGCCTACACGAACAGTGCCAGCTCTG GTGGTGAGGGGCAGAGCttgcagcagcaacagcagctggGACTGTGGGTCATTGCTGGCTTCCTGACCTTCCTGGTGTTGGAGAAGTtgttcttggacagcaaggggaagGAGGAGACCAGCCAG GCCCCCAGCAAAGACCCCGCAGTTGCTGCCGCGCTCAATGGAGGCCACTATCTGGCCCAGCCGGCTGCAGAGCCCGGCCTGAGCGCCGTGGTCCGGAACATCAAA GTCAGTGGCTATCTCAACCTGCTGGCCAACACCATAGACAACTTCACCCACGGGCTGGCCGTGGCCGCCAGCTTCCTTGTGAGCAAGAAG ATCGGGCTCCTGACCACCATGGCCATCCTCCTGCATGAGATCCCCCATGAG GTGGGCGACTTTGCCATCTTGCTCCGGGCCGGCTTTGACCGATGGAGCGCAGCCAAGCTGCAGCTCTCGACGGCACTGGGGGGCCTGCTGGGCGCCTGCTTTGCCATCTGCGCGCAGTCCCCCAAGGGAGTAG AGGAGACGGTGGCCTGGATCCTGCCCTTCACCTCCGGCGGCTTTCTCTACATTGCCCTGGTGAACGTGCTGCCCGACCTCCTGGAAGAAGACGACCCGTG GCGCTCCCTGCAGCAGGTGCTTCTGCTCTGCACGGGCATCATGGTGATGGTGCTGTTCTCCGTCTTCGTGGAGTGA
- the SLC39A13 gene encoding zinc transporter ZIP13 isoform X2: MPGCPCPGMAGQRLLFLAALALELLGGAGGSQQALRSRGAAAACRLDNKESESWGALLSGERLETWICSLLGSLMVGLSGVFPLLVIPLEMGTTLRSEAGARRLKQLLSFALGGLLGNVFLHLLPEAWAYTNSASSGGEGQSLQQQQQLGLWVIAGFLTFLVLEKLFLDSKGKEETSQVSGYLNLLANTIDNFTHGLAVAASFLVSKKIGLLTTMAILLHEIPHEVGDFAILLRAGFDRWSAAKLQLSTALGGLLGACFAICAQSPKGVEETVAWILPFTSGGFLYIALVNVLPDLLEEDDPWRSLQQVLLLCTGIMVMVLFSVFVE, from the exons ATGCCTGGATGTCCCTGCCCCGGCATGGCGGGACAGAGGCTCCTCTTCCTTGCTGCCCTCGCCCTGGAGctcctgggaggggctgggggctcccAGCAGGCCCTCCGGAGCCGGGGGGCGGCGGCAGCCTGTCGCCTGGACAATAAGGAGAGTGAGTCCTGGGGGGCCCTGCTGAGTGGCGAGAGGCTGGAGACGTGGATCTGCTCCCTCCTGGGCTCGCTCATGGTGGGGCTCAGCGGGGTCTTCCCGCTGCTCGTCATTCCCTTGGAGATGGGGACCACGCTGCGCTCAGAAG CTGGGGCACGGCGCCTGAAACAGCTGCTCAGCTTTGCCTTGGGGGGACTTCTGGGCAACGTgtttctccacctgctccccgAGGCGTGGGCCTACACGAACAGTGCCAGCTCTG GTGGTGAGGGGCAGAGCttgcagcagcaacagcagctggGACTGTGGGTCATTGCTGGCTTCCTGACCTTCCTGGTGTTGGAGAAGTtgttcttggacagcaaggggaagGAGGAGACCAGCCAG GTCAGTGGCTATCTCAACCTGCTGGCCAACACCATAGACAACTTCACCCACGGGCTGGCCGTGGCCGCCAGCTTCCTTGTGAGCAAGAAG ATCGGGCTCCTGACCACCATGGCCATCCTCCTGCATGAGATCCCCCATGAG GTGGGCGACTTTGCCATCTTGCTCCGGGCCGGCTTTGACCGATGGAGCGCAGCCAAGCTGCAGCTCTCGACGGCACTGGGGGGCCTGCTGGGCGCCTGCTTTGCCATCTGCGCGCAGTCCCCCAAGGGAGTAG AGGAGACGGTGGCCTGGATCCTGCCCTTCACCTCCGGCGGCTTTCTCTACATTGCCCTGGTGAACGTGCTGCCCGACCTCCTGGAAGAAGACGACCCGTG GCGCTCCCTGCAGCAGGTGCTTCTGCTCTGCACGGGCATCATGGTGATGGTGCTGTTCTCCGTCTTCGTGGAGTGA
- the SLC39A13 gene encoding zinc transporter ZIP13 isoform X3 produces MPGCPCPGMAGQRLLFLAALALELLGGAGGSQQALRSRGAAAACRLDNKESESWGALLSGERLETWICSLLGSLMVGLSGVFPLLVIPLEMGTTLRSEAGARRLKQLLSFALGGLLGNVFLHLLPEAWAYTNSASSGGEGQSLQQQQQLGLWVIAGFLTFLVLEKLFLDSKGKEETSQAPSKDPAVAAALNGGHYLAQPAAEPGLSAVVRNIKVSGYLNLLANTIDNFTHGLAVAASFLVSKKIGLLTTMAILLHEIPHEVGDFAILLRAGFDRWSAAKLQLSTALGGLLGACFAICAQSPKGRRRWPGSCPSPPAAFSTLPW; encoded by the exons ATGCCTGGATGTCCCTGCCCCGGCATGGCGGGACAGAGGCTCCTCTTCCTTGCTGCCCTCGCCCTGGAGctcctgggaggggctgggggctcccAGCAGGCCCTCCGGAGCCGGGGGGCGGCGGCAGCCTGTCGCCTGGACAATAAGGAGAGTGAGTCCTGGGGGGCCCTGCTGAGTGGCGAGAGGCTGGAGACGTGGATCTGCTCCCTCCTGGGCTCGCTCATGGTGGGGCTCAGCGGGGTCTTCCCGCTGCTCGTCATTCCCTTGGAGATGGGGACCACGCTGCGCTCAGAAG CTGGGGCACGGCGCCTGAAACAGCTGCTCAGCTTTGCCTTGGGGGGACTTCTGGGCAACGTgtttctccacctgctccccgAGGCGTGGGCCTACACGAACAGTGCCAGCTCTG GTGGTGAGGGGCAGAGCttgcagcagcaacagcagctggGACTGTGGGTCATTGCTGGCTTCCTGACCTTCCTGGTGTTGGAGAAGTtgttcttggacagcaaggggaagGAGGAGACCAGCCAG GCCCCCAGCAAAGACCCCGCAGTTGCTGCCGCGCTCAATGGAGGCCACTATCTGGCCCAGCCGGCTGCAGAGCCCGGCCTGAGCGCCGTGGTCCGGAACATCAAA GTCAGTGGCTATCTCAACCTGCTGGCCAACACCATAGACAACTTCACCCACGGGCTGGCCGTGGCCGCCAGCTTCCTTGTGAGCAAGAAG ATCGGGCTCCTGACCACCATGGCCATCCTCCTGCATGAGATCCCCCATGAG GTGGGCGACTTTGCCATCTTGCTCCGGGCCGGCTTTGACCGATGGAGCGCAGCCAAGCTGCAGCTCTCGACGGCACTGGGGGGCCTGCTGGGCGCCTGCTTTGCCATCTGCGCGCAGTCCCCCAAGGGA AGGAGACGGTGGCCTGGATCCTGCCCTTCACCTCCGGCGGCTTTCTCTACATTGCCCTGGTGA